GCAGTTACATTCGCGTGCCGGAATGAACCTGTGTCGGTCATAATGCCGGCATATAGATATTCAGCCATCGGGATATCGAATATTTGCCGGGCGGGCGCGTCAGCTTCCAGTTCTTTTATAAGTGCGTAAATAAGCTGCGCCGTTGCAGCTGCGTTGGTATCCCAAACCATCCATTTCGCAAAATGCTCCGGTTCGAGGTGATGATCGATCATTAATTTGGGGGCAGGGGCGTCCTGAACTACTTTCCCAAGATCTTTCAGGCGGGATAGGGCCGAGAAATCCAGACAGCATATTAATGTGGCTTCCTGAATTTTTTGTTTGCATTTATACTGGTCTGCGGCTTTTTCATAAACCAGTACAGAGTTCGGACCAATCATCCATCGCAGGTTCGCGGTGTATTCGGTAGGGCTTATAACGGTTACATCATGGCCCTTTTTTACCAGATAGCTTGCCCACCCAAGCGATGATCCCAGTGCGTCGGCATCAGGGTCGCGGTGCATCGTGATGATGATTTTTTGGGGAAGTGATAAAAAAGAGCTTAGCTCTTTAACAGTTTGATTCACAGTTATTTGTTTCGAAAAGGGGAATTCCGCGACGCATATAAGCCCACAAAATTAACAAAACTGTTGGTATTTGCTTAATCCTGACTGCGAAAGGCTTGGTATACATTGCCTTTTAAGCATTTGAGAGCATAGTTGCCGAACTATCAGGGATATAAATTGAAAAATAGTAGTTTTGCAGGAAATTAATTTAGCTTTTGAGTATGTCAACGAATAAAACATTCACAATGATTAAGCCGGATGCCGTACAGGACGGTCACTCGGGATCTATTATCAAGATGATTGAGGCGGCGGGATTTCGTATTGTTGCCTTAAAAAAAACACAACTTACCCCTGAACGCGCAGGTCAGTTTTATGCTGTTCACAAAGACCGCCCGTTTTACGACGATCTTTGCAAGTATATGTCTTCTGGACCTATCGTTCCAATGATCCTTGAAAAGGAGAATGCGGTGGCCGACTTCCGCACCCTGATCGGGGCAACTAACCCGGCCAATGCAGATGAAGGAACGATCCGGAAATTGTTTGCAAAATCAATCGAAGCAAATGCAATTCATGGTTCTGATTCTGATGAAAATGGAGAGATCGAAGGCAATTTCTTTTTCGCCCATATCGAGCAGTTCTAATTAAGAAGACCATAAAAAAGCCCGGCAAATCTGTTTTGCCGGGCTTTTTTATGGTCTTCCTGAATCATTTGATCACTACTACCACACTGTCGATCACGTGGATCACGCCATTATCTGCATTTACATTCGGGATCACAACGTCTGATTTATTCACCGCGATAACACTGTCTGTTTTAGTGATGACCAGATTTGCCTTGTTCAGGGCAGGATGATCCCCGACTTTCAGATCAGCTGCTTTTGTCCTGTTTTTGATAATATGATTTTGAAGGAAATACTTCACGGAGTCATCCGGGATCACGGATGAACTGAAAATGTTCGCTTTGCCGAAAGCATTATTATCAGGGGCAAAAACGGTAAGATTATCCGTTCTCAGCGCATCAGTCATTTTTGCGCGTATCATAATGTCTTTAAGTATGCTGAACTGGCCGTTTTCAAGAATGACATCAGCTATAGTTTTAGGTTTTACCAAGTCATCGCTATTCTCTTTGCATGAGAATACAGTTGCCGAAACCAATGTTGCAATCAAAAAAAATGTCGCCCAACGCCCTACAAAACGGTTTTTTTTCATAGCTTTCCAAATCGTTATTTTTTGTAAAACTAATGGAAAATGTATTTTAACTGCATTTTGCCGGCAATTTTTTAATCCTAATCCCCAAACAAAAATGTTAAAAACAAGACAACTGCTTCTCATTTGCTGCGCCATTCTATTCGTCAATTCCGCGTTCCTGGCGACGCAGGAAAACGGTGATCCACAGGTGAAAAAACCTGTTAAGCTATTTAATGGAAAAGATTTGAGCGGCTGGAAAATCAATGGTACCGAAAAATGGTATGTCGAAAAAGGCGAGCTGGTTTGCGAAAGCGGACCCGACAAACAATATGGTTATCTGACCACCGACAAATTTTACAAAAACTTCGACCTTTCGCTGCAGTTCAAACAGGAGGCAAATGGAAATAGCGGCGTTTTCTTCCGTTCGACGGTCGACGGTACCAAAGTTTCCGGCTGGCAGGTAGAGGTAGCCCCACCAAATCACGACACCGGTGGCATTTACGAATCATATGGCCGCAACTGGCTCGTTCAGATCCCGGAAGAAAAGGAAGGTTTCCTGAAAATGGGCGAATGGAACACGTTGCGGATCCGAGCGGTAGGCGACAAAGTGCAGACCTGGCTGAATGGTAATGCAATGGTCGATCTGGATGATGCGAAGATCGGTGCAGGAAATGGTTCGATCGCATTGCAGATTCACGATGGCGGTGGTATAAAGGTGCGCTGGAAAAATATCATGCTGGAAGAGCTGTAAGCTTTTTCATTCCTGTGCCGGTGGGATTCATTCCGCCTAGCTGACAGTTCGTCGGAAATACCTAACAAACAGGCTTCATGGAAAATAGATTTGTGTCAATTATAACGCAATCTGTTAGCCATGAAGCTTTTTTATGTGTCATCAGCTCATCGGGACATAATAGTAAGCCAAACCTATACGAACAAAAGGGTTATGTATGAACGAGAAAAGAACAAAGACGCTGCGTATGACTGCCGCATCGCTTGACGGCAGGGATTTTAGCAACATGGATCTGGAAAATGCCGATTTTAGCTTTTCGAGCTTAAAGGACATCAATTTCGACGGGGCTAATCTTCGCAACGCTAAACTTCGTTTTTCAGCCCTTGACCGAACCACATTCCGAAATGCGGATCTGCGAAATGCGGATCTTAGTTTCAGTAGCCTTTGCGATGTTGATTTGAGCGGAGCAAAAGTAGAGGGCGCTAATTTTAGTTTCACTTCACAGGAAAAATCCTTTAACTGGCAGGATTTCAGTCTGATAGCTATTATTCAGAGCCAAAGCTGGATCGGCACCCTGGCAGCGGCTTTTCTGGGTGCAGTAGTCTTGTATGGCTTTAATGCAATAGCCTATTTTACAGCCGAGCTGTCCTTCACCGAAGAGCCCGTCCGTCTGGCTTTTTACAAATACCTGGTAGTCCTCAATATAGCTACCGGTGTGTTTACAATCCTTGTTACTCAGGGGCTCACAACCTGGCTCGATTTCATTATCAAGAGCCTGCTTGCCAAACACCTGATCCTTTCGATCACGGTGTTTTTGTTTGATACCCTGCTGGCACTGGGTATACACCATTTGTTTGCAACCCATATTGTAAGCGAGTATGTGATGCAATATCCGGACGAACCCTCGCAAAATGCGCCCTGGTACTGGTATGCCTGGGTACCGGTGGCGATTGCCAATGTTTTTTACTTCTTAAGAAGGAAAGGCCAGCAACTCTCCCGAAAGATCTCTGATCAGGAATATCAATTGTTGAATCTCGAAAAGCTTAAAACACGTGCCGAGCTGGACGCCTTGCAGGCGCGTATCAACCCTCACTTTCTTTATAATTCATTGAACAGCATTGCCAGCCTGGTACATGAAGATCCCGACAAGGCGGAGGAAATGACATTGCTGCTTTCCAAATTGTTCAGGTACACAACCGGCCGGAAAACGAACGATTATTTTGACACAATAGAAAACGAGCTGGAAATGGTGGAAACCTACCTGCAGGTAGAGAAAGTGCGTTTCGGGACAAGGCTGAGGTTTAGCGTTGAAGTAATGAAGGAAGAATTGAGGCAATTACAGGTTCCCAAATTTATTTTGCAACCTATTGTGGAGAATGCGATCAAGCACGGTATTTCGCATATGGCGGAGGAAGGAAATATTGTGGTTAGGATATATGAAGAAGAATCCTGGCTGCATCTTTGCGTACACGATAACGGTCCGGCATTCCCCGAAACAATGGGAGCCGGCTACGGGATCAGGAGTATTCAGGATAAATTGAAACTGCTTTATGGCGACAATGCCCGGCTTGAACTCCACAATGAGCCCAGCAAGACCGTCAATATTGCGATCCAAAAATCAGTAATGGGACAACACCAAAATTTTAGTCATGCAGTTTCCTCTTAAAACCATATTGATCGACGATGAGCCGCTGGCATTAAGCCGTTTGCGAAGATTGCTGGACAAGCATTCGGACGTTTTTAATATTGTTTCCGAAGCAAAAAATGGAGCGGAAGGTTTGATCGAGATCAACAGGCACAGCCCGGATGTTATTTTTCTGGATATTGAAATGCCGCTTCTGAATGGTTTTGAAATGCTTTCCAAACTCACCAAAATGCCGCTTGTTGTATTTTCAACGGCTTACGATCAATATGCGATCAGGGCTTTTGAAGAGAATTCAGTTGACTATCTTTTAAAACCTGTTGAAAATGACAGGCTGCTTAAAACGATCGACAAGATCCGGAATATTACCAAAGCGGGGACGAGCAGCACAGGAAATGTGAACCCGTACTCCGAGAACCTGCTGAGGTTACTGGAAGAAATGAAGCCTAAAAAGGAAATATTTTCACTTTCAGTCAAATCGGGCGATCGGATTTTGCTGATCCCGATGACAGAAATTACCCATTTTGAAGCGGAAGAAAAATATGTGTTCCTCAATACGCTGGACGGACAGAAATACCTTCTCAATTACACTCTGACTTCACTTGAAGAAAAGCTTCCCAAGCATTATCTGCGCATCAGCAGAGCAGGCATCGTCAACTCCCATCATATCAAAGAAATCCAGAAGCATTTCAATGGAAAGTATGTGATCGTACTACGTGACCGAAAGGCTTCACAGGTTACGAGCGGCAGCACTTACGGGGATGCGATACGTCATCTTCTTGATAATTAATACGCTTATCACCATTCGTTTATTAAGAATTATTGATTTTGTATAGGCAATACTTATTCCTAAATTGCGCCCTCGTTTACAATTTTGATAAATTTCAAGCGTGTAATCTTCTGTTTATCAGTCGGTTTATTGTAATTCAGGATACAATCAAAATAGATTTTTTTCCGGATTCCGGCACAAAATCTGCTTACTCAGCGTACAGGTTATTAGTTAAGTGATTCCTGAAAGACTGAGGATGTTGATTTTTTGCCTGAATTGA
This Dyadobacter sp. UC 10 DNA region includes the following protein-coding sequences:
- a CDS encoding nucleoside-diphosphate kinase, producing MSTNKTFTMIKPDAVQDGHSGSIIKMIEAAGFRIVALKKTQLTPERAGQFYAVHKDRPFYDDLCKYMSSGPIVPMILEKENAVADFRTLIGATNPANADEGTIRKLFAKSIEANAIHGSDSDENGEIEGNFFFAHIEQF
- a CDS encoding histidine kinase; this encodes MNEKRTKTLRMTAASLDGRDFSNMDLENADFSFSSLKDINFDGANLRNAKLRFSALDRTTFRNADLRNADLSFSSLCDVDLSGAKVEGANFSFTSQEKSFNWQDFSLIAIIQSQSWIGTLAAAFLGAVVLYGFNAIAYFTAELSFTEEPVRLAFYKYLVVLNIATGVFTILVTQGLTTWLDFIIKSLLAKHLILSITVFLFDTLLALGIHHLFATHIVSEYVMQYPDEPSQNAPWYWYAWVPVAIANVFYFLRRKGQQLSRKISDQEYQLLNLEKLKTRAELDALQARINPHFLYNSLNSIASLVHEDPDKAEEMTLLLSKLFRYTTGRKTNDYFDTIENELEMVETYLQVEKVRFGTRLRFSVEVMKEELRQLQVPKFILQPIVENAIKHGISHMAEEGNIVVRIYEEESWLHLCVHDNGPAFPETMGAGYGIRSIQDKLKLLYGDNARLELHNEPSKTVNIAIQKSVMGQHQNFSHAVSS
- a CDS encoding DHH family phosphoesterase translates to MNQTVKELSSFLSLPQKIIITMHRDPDADALGSSLGWASYLVKKGHDVTVISPTEYTANLRWMIGPNSVLVYEKAADQYKCKQKIQEATLICCLDFSALSRLKDLGKVVQDAPAPKLMIDHHLEPEHFAKWMVWDTNAAATAQLIYALIKELEADAPARQIFDIPMAEYLYAGIMTDTGSFRHANVTADVHLAVADLMHTGFDSSRVHRLIYDNAPLSRLQFLGYVLSQKLVVIPKYRTAYMVLTEAELQKFNSSTGETEGIVNYGLQVENVVMSAMFIERKGEIKISFRSVGSFSVRDLASAHFNGGGHKNASGGRSEQSVNETVEYFLSILPLYEQALLSVD
- a CDS encoding fasciclin domain-containing protein, which produces MKKNRFVGRWATFFLIATLVSATVFSCKENSDDLVKPKTIADVILENGQFSILKDIMIRAKMTDALRTDNLTVFAPDNNAFGKANIFSSSVIPDDSVKYFLQNHIIKNRTKAADLKVGDHPALNKANLVITKTDSVIAVNKSDVVIPNVNADNGVIHVIDSVVVVIK
- a CDS encoding LytR/AlgR family response regulator transcription factor, yielding MQFPLKTILIDDEPLALSRLRRLLDKHSDVFNIVSEAKNGAEGLIEINRHSPDVIFLDIEMPLLNGFEMLSKLTKMPLVVFSTAYDQYAIRAFEENSVDYLLKPVENDRLLKTIDKIRNITKAGTSSTGNVNPYSENLLRLLEEMKPKKEIFSLSVKSGDRILLIPMTEITHFEAEEKYVFLNTLDGQKYLLNYTLTSLEEKLPKHYLRISRAGIVNSHHIKEIQKHFNGKYVIVLRDRKASQVTSGSTYGDAIRHLLDN
- a CDS encoding 3-keto-disaccharide hydrolase, giving the protein MLKTRQLLLICCAILFVNSAFLATQENGDPQVKKPVKLFNGKDLSGWKINGTEKWYVEKGELVCESGPDKQYGYLTTDKFYKNFDLSLQFKQEANGNSGVFFRSTVDGTKVSGWQVEVAPPNHDTGGIYESYGRNWLVQIPEEKEGFLKMGEWNTLRIRAVGDKVQTWLNGNAMVDLDDAKIGAGNGSIALQIHDGGGIKVRWKNIMLEEL